A genome region from Geminicoccus roseus DSM 18922 includes the following:
- a CDS encoding ABC transporter permease: protein MGRYVLGRLLALVPVLFGLSLIVFLIMALIPGDPALAILGSYATPENVARINRDLGLDRSLPVQYVTWLGNVLSGDLGRSYSLNRPVLDEVLERFSATLILAGAALVLASILGLLAGIVSAVRQYGWADKLVTLVVLIGISMPSFWLGLLLILLFAVRWRLLPVSGMYAIYGGGDLPDLLWHLVLPAVTLAIVAAGVIARLTRSAMLEVLRQDFVRTARAKGLSERRVVFRHALKAAMVSVVPVIGIQAGFVLGGAVYIETVFQWPGIGRMLVDAIGTRDVLLVQGGVLVVAASYVLFNLLADVLQRLLDPRIGA, encoded by the coding sequence ATGGGCCGCTATGTCCTCGGCCGGCTCCTGGCGCTGGTGCCGGTGCTGTTCGGGCTGAGCCTGATCGTCTTCCTGATCATGGCGCTGATCCCGGGCGACCCGGCGCTGGCGATCCTGGGATCCTACGCGACCCCGGAGAACGTCGCCCGGATCAACCGTGACCTGGGCCTCGACCGGAGCCTGCCGGTCCAGTACGTCACCTGGCTCGGCAACGTGCTGAGCGGCGACCTCGGCCGCTCCTACAGCCTGAACCGGCCGGTGCTGGACGAGGTGCTGGAGCGCTTCTCGGCGACTTTGATCCTGGCCGGCGCCGCCCTGGTGCTGGCCTCGATCCTGGGCCTGCTGGCTGGCATCGTCTCGGCGGTCCGCCAGTATGGCTGGGCCGACAAGCTGGTGACGCTGGTGGTTCTGATCGGCATCTCGATGCCGTCCTTCTGGCTGGGCCTGCTGCTGATCCTGCTGTTCGCGGTGCGCTGGCGGCTTTTGCCGGTGAGCGGGATGTACGCGATCTATGGCGGCGGCGACCTGCCCGACCTGCTCTGGCACCTGGTCCTGCCGGCGGTGACGCTGGCGATCGTGGCGGCCGGCGTGATCGCCCGCTTGACCCGCTCCGCCATGCTGGAGGTGCTGCGCCAGGACTTCGTGCGCACGGCACGCGCCAAGGGCCTGAGCGAGCGCCGGGTGGTATTCCGCCACGCGCTCAAGGCCGCCATGGTGTCGGTGGTCCCGGTGATCGGCATCCAGGCCGGGTTCGTCCTGGGCGGTGCGGTCTATATCGAGACCGTGTTCCAGTGGCCGGGCATTGGCCGGATGCTGGTCGACGCGATCGGCACCCGCGACGTGCTGCTGGTCCAGGGCGGCGTGCTGGTGGTGGCGGCGAGCTACGTGCTGTTCAACCTCCTGGCCGACGTGCTGCAGCGGCTGCTCGACCCCAGGATCGGCGCATGA
- a CDS encoding ABC transporter substrate-binding protein, producing the protein MTPLRSALAGLALAAALALPGAKPAGAQIPNEVLVVGQIAEPASLDPAVSTATNDFRILINLYEGLVRYKPGTLEVEPALAESWTISEDGLTYEFKLRQGVTFHDGTPFDAEAVKFNFERMLDENHPAADTGPFPLSFFFSAIDKVEAVDPQTVRITLTEPFAPFLSNLAYPTGLMVSPEAVTGQGKEFGRNPVGTGPFRFVEWQGNRQVTIERNPDYWGDPAKLEAVVFRPITDPNTRAAEMLSGGIDVMVEVPPDALTQFQGADEFEVYEQAGPHLWFLILNTREGPLADKRVRQAVNYAIDKQAIANDILQGTAEPAKGPIAPAFEWAYDASIEGYPHDPEKARALLKEAGAEGAELTFYVAEGGSGMLDPVAMGTAIQADLAEVGLEAKIETYEWNTYLANVNPGLEGKADMAEMAWMTNDPDTLPYLTLRTKAQPANGGFNSGYYSNPDLDKLLEQARRTSDQAERADLYKQAQQIIVEDAPWAFVAHWKQNAVTTAAVQGFELQPSFFLLLDDVSKE; encoded by the coding sequence ATGACCCCACTTCGCTCCGCCCTCGCCGGCCTCGCGCTGGCTGCGGCTCTGGCCCTGCCGGGTGCGAAGCCTGCGGGCGCCCAGATACCGAACGAGGTGCTGGTCGTCGGTCAGATCGCCGAGCCGGCCTCGCTGGACCCGGCGGTGAGCACGGCCACCAACGACTTCCGCATCCTGATCAACCTCTACGAGGGGCTGGTCCGCTACAAGCCCGGCACCCTGGAGGTCGAGCCGGCGCTGGCCGAGAGCTGGACGATCTCCGAGGACGGCCTGACCTACGAGTTCAAGCTGCGCCAGGGCGTCACCTTCCACGACGGCACCCCGTTCGACGCCGAGGCGGTGAAGTTCAACTTCGAGCGGATGCTCGACGAGAACCATCCGGCAGCCGATACCGGTCCGTTCCCGCTGTCCTTCTTCTTCTCCGCGATCGACAAGGTCGAGGCGGTCGATCCGCAGACGGTGCGCATCACCCTGACCGAGCCGTTCGCGCCGTTCCTGTCCAACCTGGCCTACCCGACCGGGCTGATGGTCTCGCCTGAGGCGGTGACCGGGCAGGGCAAGGAGTTCGGCCGCAATCCCGTGGGTACCGGGCCGTTCCGCTTCGTGGAATGGCAGGGTAACCGGCAGGTGACGATCGAGCGGAACCCGGACTACTGGGGCGATCCGGCCAAGCTCGAAGCCGTGGTGTTCCGTCCGATCACCGACCCGAACACCCGTGCCGCCGAGATGCTGTCCGGCGGGATCGACGTCATGGTCGAGGTGCCGCCGGATGCGCTGACCCAGTTCCAGGGCGCCGACGAGTTTGAAGTCTACGAGCAGGCCGGCCCGCATCTGTGGTTCCTGATCCTGAACACCAGGGAAGGGCCGCTGGCCGACAAGCGGGTCCGCCAGGCGGTGAACTACGCGATCGACAAGCAGGCGATCGCCAACGACATCCTCCAGGGCACCGCGGAGCCGGCCAAGGGCCCGATCGCCCCGGCCTTCGAGTGGGCCTACGACGCCTCGATCGAGGGCTATCCGCATGATCCGGAGAAGGCCAGGGCGCTCCTGAAGGAAGCCGGCGCGGAAGGTGCTGAGCTCACCTTCTACGTGGCCGAGGGCGGGTCCGGCATGCTCGATCCCGTCGCCATGGGCACCGCCATCCAGGCGGACCTGGCGGAGGTCGGCCTGGAGGCGAAGATCGAGACCTACGAGTGGAACACCTACCTCGCCAACGTGAACCCCGGTCTGGAAGGCAAGGCCGACATGGCCGAGATGGCCTGGATGACCAACGACCCGGACACGCTGCCCTACCTGACCCTGCGCACCAAGGCGCAGCCGGCCAATGGCGGCTTCAACTCCGGCTATTACTCGAACCCGGACCTGGACAAGCTCCTGGAACAGGCGCGGCGCACCAGCGACCAGGCGGAGCGCGCCGACCTCTACAAGCAGGCGCAGCAGATCATCGTCGAGGATGCGCCCTGGGCGTTCGTGGCGCACTGGAAGCAGAACGCGGTCACCACGGCGGCCGTGCAGGGCTTCGAGCTGCAGCCGTCCTTCTTCCTGCTGCTCGACGACGTATCCAAGGAATAG
- a CDS encoding N-acetylglutaminylglutamine amidotransferase, whose translation MCGFCGEARFDGRPAGTAATEAMTAALAPRGPDDSGILARGRVTLGHRRLSIIDLSARGEQPMTDPDLGLSIAFNGCIYNYRELRGELEGLGYKFFSGADTEVILKAYHAWGTDCVQRFNGMFAFAILERESGRLVLARDRFGIKPLYLAEADGALMFASSLPALVATGRVDTSIDRVALQFYMSFHAVVPPPYTILKGVRKLPPATVRVIEADGRSKDEVYWRLSYDRSEADETRSAEEWRDLVLEEFRSAVKRRTVADVPVGVLLSGGLDSSLIVGLLAEGGKKELETFSIGFEAANGEKGDEFRYSDLIAQHYGTHHHQIFIPEREMIENLPGAIRAMSEPMVSYDNVAFYLLSREVSKRVKVVLSGQGADEVFGGYHWYPPLVGSNDPVGEYAKRFFDRDHDRLGRHLSPDWQIEADEARAFVAAHFALPGADDPVDKALRLDSSVMLVDDPVKRVDNMTMAFGLEARVPFLDHHLAELSGRIPSRHKLAQGGKGVLKEAARQVIPHGVIDREKGYFPVPSLKYLEGSRLDFVRDALSSQAARERGLFRQDYLDSLYADPRSAITPLRGSELWQVGLLELWLQEHGI comes from the coding sequence ATGTGCGGTTTTTGCGGGGAGGCGCGGTTCGATGGTCGTCCGGCCGGAACAGCGGCTACCGAGGCGATGACGGCCGCGCTGGCCCCGCGCGGACCGGACGACAGCGGAATCCTCGCCCGCGGCCGGGTGACCCTTGGCCATCGCCGGCTCAGCATCATCGACCTGTCGGCGCGCGGCGAGCAGCCGATGACCGACCCGGACCTGGGGCTGAGCATCGCCTTCAACGGCTGCATCTACAATTACCGTGAGCTGCGCGGCGAACTGGAGGGGCTGGGCTACAAGTTCTTCTCTGGCGCCGACACCGAGGTGATCCTCAAGGCCTACCACGCCTGGGGCACCGACTGCGTCCAACGCTTCAACGGCATGTTCGCCTTCGCGATCCTGGAGCGGGAAAGCGGGCGGCTCGTCCTGGCCCGCGACCGGTTCGGGATCAAGCCGCTCTACCTGGCGGAGGCCGACGGCGCGCTGATGTTCGCCTCCTCGCTGCCGGCCCTGGTGGCGACCGGCCGGGTCGACACCTCGATCGACCGGGTCGCCCTGCAGTTCTACATGTCGTTCCACGCGGTGGTCCCGCCGCCCTACACGATCCTCAAGGGCGTGCGGAAGCTGCCGCCCGCCACGGTGCGGGTGATCGAGGCGGACGGCAGGAGCAAGGACGAGGTCTACTGGCGCCTGAGCTACGACCGCTCCGAGGCGGACGAGACCCGTTCGGCGGAGGAATGGCGCGATCTGGTGCTCGAGGAGTTCCGCAGCGCCGTGAAGCGCCGCACGGTCGCCGACGTGCCGGTGGGCGTCCTCCTCTCCGGCGGCCTGGATTCCAGCCTGATCGTCGGCCTGCTGGCGGAAGGCGGCAAGAAGGAGCTGGAGACCTTCTCGATCGGCTTCGAGGCGGCGAATGGCGAGAAGGGTGACGAGTTCCGCTATTCCGACCTGATCGCCCAGCATTACGGCACCCATCACCACCAGATCTTCATTCCCGAGCGGGAGATGATCGAGAACCTGCCGGGGGCGATCCGGGCGATGTCGGAGCCGATGGTCTCCTACGACAACGTCGCCTTCTACCTGTTGTCCCGCGAGGTCTCCAAGCGGGTGAAGGTGGTCCTGTCCGGCCAGGGCGCCGACGAGGTCTTCGGCGGCTACCACTGGTATCCGCCCCTGGTCGGCTCCAACGACCCGGTCGGCGAATACGCCAAGCGCTTCTTCGACCGCGACCATGACCGGCTGGGCCGCCACCTCTCGCCGGACTGGCAGATCGAGGCGGACGAGGCGCGGGCCTTCGTCGCCGCGCATTTCGCGCTGCCCGGAGCCGACGACCCGGTGGACAAGGCGCTGCGGCTCGACAGCTCGGTCATGCTGGTCGACGATCCGGTCAAGCGGGTCGACAACATGACGATGGCGTTCGGCCTGGAGGCACGGGTGCCGTTCCTCGACCACCACCTGGCGGAGCTTTCCGGGCGGATCCCCTCCCGGCACAAGCTTGCCCAGGGTGGCAAGGGCGTGCTCAAGGAGGCGGCGCGCCAGGTGATCCCGCATGGGGTCATCGACCGGGAGAAGGGCTACTTCCCGGTGCCGAGCCTGAAATACCTGGAAGGCTCCCGCCTCGACTTCGTGCGCGATGCGCTGTCCAGCCAGGCCGCCCGCGAGCGCGGCCTGTTCCGCCAAGACTATCTGGACAGCCTCTATGCGGATCCCCGTTCCGCGATCACCCCCCTGCGCGGCTCGGAGCTCTGGCAGGTGGGACTCCTCGAACTCTGGCTGCAAGAGCACGGGATCTGA
- a CDS encoding ATP-binding cassette domain-containing protein, with translation MSQDAVEIRDLVKTYAGRSSWFGRSRSAVHALKGVSLGVPAGQTLGIVGESGCGKTTLARCLVGLVQPTSGTIRMEGRPVAEIMAGGPRALGSTVQYVFQDPISSLNPRKTIRQILSVPLRFLVGLEAPAREPRLVELMRSVDLDPAFLDRYPHEFSGGQAQRIGIARALAAGARIIVLDEPVSALDVSVQAQVLRLLADLKARHGLTYVFISHDLAVVEAIADRVAVMAGGEVVEEGAPERLFADPEHPYTRQLVASVPTLAR, from the coding sequence ATGAGCCAGGATGCGGTGGAGATCCGCGACCTCGTGAAGACCTATGCGGGGCGCTCCTCCTGGTTCGGCCGGTCCCGCTCGGCGGTCCATGCCCTCAAGGGCGTCTCCCTCGGTGTGCCGGCCGGGCAGACGCTGGGCATCGTCGGCGAATCCGGCTGCGGCAAGACCACGCTCGCCCGCTGCCTGGTCGGGCTGGTCCAGCCGACCAGCGGAACGATCCGGATGGAGGGCCGCCCCGTCGCGGAGATCATGGCGGGCGGCCCGCGGGCGCTGGGGAGCACCGTGCAGTATGTCTTCCAGGACCCGATATCGTCCCTGAACCCGCGCAAGACGATCCGGCAGATCCTCTCGGTTCCGCTGCGGTTCCTGGTCGGTCTTGAGGCCCCTGCCCGGGAGCCGCGCCTTGTCGAACTGATGCGATCCGTCGACCTGGACCCGGCCTTCCTCGACCGCTATCCGCACGAGTTCTCCGGCGGCCAGGCGCAGCGGATCGGGATCGCCCGCGCCCTGGCGGCGGGCGCCAGGATCATCGTGCTCGACGAGCCGGTCTCCGCCCTCGACGTGTCGGTCCAGGCCCAGGTCCTGCGCCTCCTGGCCGACCTCAAGGCCCGGCATGGCCTGACCTACGTCTTCATCAGCCACGATCTGGCGGTGGTGGAAGCGATCGCCGACCGGGTCGCCGTCATGGCAGGGGGCGAGGTGGTCGAGGAAGGGGCTCCCGAACGGCTGTTCGCCGACCCGGAGCATCCCTATACCCGGCAACTGGTGGCGTCGGTCCCGACCCTGGCCCGGTGA
- a CDS encoding dipeptide/oligopeptide/nickel ABC transporter permease/ATP-binding protein: protein MTGFLALLRRLFRNRLAAVGVVLLGLILLVVLAAPILPLADPDATEPARRLLPPFSEGAWLGTDALGRDMLSRLVWGTRLSLAIGVSASILAAVIGSGIGLVAGFLGGRADTLLMRGIDTLMAFPYLLLALAIVAVLGPGLLNALYAVVVVNIPFFARNVRGVTAGLRHREFVDAARLSGMGGTRILLTEVLPNVMPVIVITVSTTVGWMILETAGLSFLGLGSQPPQADLGSMLGEGRKVLINAPHVAAVPGLVVFLIVMSMNLIGDGLRDAIDPRLKSGVPGRPSAATRVERPAAAPAASTGPDAALAVTGLCTAFETPAGLVDAVKDVSLQVAPGECLGIIGESGSGKSVTALSIARLVASPPGVIRAGAIRFGGDDLLAMPPGALQRLRGGRIAYVFQDPLTTLHPLMRIGDQVVEAIRAHQPASRAEARQRTLDLFAAVKLPDPASIASAYPHEISGGQRQRVSIAMALANDPDLIIADEPTTALDVTVQAEILDLLDELRRRRRLAVVFISHDFGVIGRICERVAVMYRGEIVEEGSARAVLAAPEHAYTKRLIAAVPVLGRARDILHAPAAAEAAP from the coding sequence ATGACCGGCTTCCTGGCCCTCCTCCGCCGCCTGTTCCGCAACCGTCTGGCGGCGGTCGGGGTGGTTCTGCTGGGGCTGATCCTCCTGGTGGTGCTGGCGGCCCCCATCCTGCCATTGGCCGATCCGGACGCGACCGAGCCCGCGCGCCGCCTGCTGCCGCCCTTCAGCGAGGGAGCCTGGCTCGGCACCGACGCGCTCGGCCGCGACATGCTCTCCCGCCTGGTCTGGGGGACCAGGCTCAGCCTCGCCATCGGCGTCTCCGCCTCGATCCTGGCGGCGGTGATCGGCTCCGGGATCGGCCTGGTCGCCGGGTTCCTCGGCGGCCGCGCCGACACCCTGCTCATGCGCGGCATCGACACGCTGATGGCGTTTCCCTACCTGCTCCTGGCGCTGGCCATCGTGGCCGTGCTGGGGCCGGGCCTGCTCAACGCCCTCTATGCCGTGGTGGTGGTCAACATCCCGTTCTTCGCCCGCAACGTGCGCGGCGTCACCGCCGGGCTCCGCCATCGCGAGTTCGTCGACGCGGCGCGCCTGTCCGGGATGGGCGGCACCCGGATCCTGCTGACCGAGGTGCTGCCCAACGTCATGCCGGTGATCGTGATCACCGTCTCGACCACGGTCGGCTGGATGATCCTGGAGACCGCCGGCCTGTCCTTCCTGGGCCTGGGCTCGCAGCCGCCCCAGGCCGACCTCGGCTCGATGCTGGGCGAGGGCCGCAAGGTGCTGATCAACGCGCCGCATGTCGCCGCGGTGCCGGGCCTGGTGGTGTTCCTGATCGTGATGAGCATGAACCTGATCGGCGACGGCCTGCGCGACGCGATCGACCCCCGCCTGAAGTCAGGCGTGCCGGGCCGCCCGAGCGCCGCGACCCGGGTCGAGCGGCCGGCCGCTGCCCCAGCGGCTTCCACCGGCCCCGACGCCGCCCTCGCCGTCACCGGCCTGTGCACCGCGTTCGAGACGCCGGCTGGCCTCGTGGACGCGGTGAAGGATGTCAGCCTCCAGGTGGCGCCCGGCGAATGCCTGGGCATCATCGGCGAATCCGGTTCCGGCAAGTCGGTGACGGCCCTTTCCATCGCCCGCCTGGTGGCCTCGCCGCCAGGCGTAATCCGCGCAGGTGCCATCCGTTTCGGTGGCGACGACCTACTGGCGATGCCGCCGGGCGCGCTGCAGCGGCTGCGGGGCGGCCGGATCGCCTATGTGTTCCAGGACCCGCTGACCACGCTCCATCCCCTGATGCGCATCGGCGACCAGGTCGTCGAGGCGATCCGCGCCCACCAGCCGGCTTCACGCGCCGAGGCCCGTCAGCGGACGCTCGACCTGTTCGCCGCGGTGAAGCTGCCCGATCCGGCCTCGATCGCCAGCGCCTACCCGCACGAGATTTCCGGCGGACAGCGCCAGCGCGTCTCGATCGCGATGGCCCTGGCCAACGACCCGGACCTGATCATCGCCGACGAGCCGACCACGGCCCTGGACGTCACCGTTCAGGCGGAGATCCTCGACCTGCTCGACGAGCTCCGCCGGCGCCGCCGGCTGGCCGTGGTCTTCATCAGCCATGATTTCGGGGTGATCGGCCGGATCTGCGAGCGGGTGGCAGTGATGTACCGGGGCGAGATCGTGGAGGAAGGCAGCGCCCGCGCGGTCCTGGCCGCGCCTGAGCATGCCTACACGAAGCGCCTGATCGCCGCCGTGCCGGTGCTCGGGCGGGCACGCGACATCCTTCATGCCCCGGCAGCGGCGGAGGCGGCGCCATGA